Proteins from a genomic interval of Acinonyx jubatus isolate Ajub_Pintada_27869175 chromosome B4, VMU_Ajub_asm_v1.0, whole genome shotgun sequence:
- the HSP90B1 gene encoding endoplasmin, translating to MRALWVLGLCCVLLTFGSVQADDEVDVDGTVEEDLGKSREGSRTDDEVVQREEEAIQLDGLNASQIRELREKSEKFAFQAEVNRMMKLIINSLYKNKEIFLRELISNASDALDKIRLISLTDENALAGNEELTVKIKCDKEKNLLHVTDTGVGMTREELVKNLGTIAKSGTSEFLNKMTEAQEDGQSTSELIGQFGVGFYSAFLVADKVIVTSKHNNDTQHIWESDSNEFSVIADPRGDTLGRGTTITLVLKEEASDYLELDTIKNLVKKYSQFINFPIYVWSSKTETVEEPMEEEEAAKEEKEDSDDEAAVEEEEEEKKPKTKKVEKTVWDWELMNDIKPIWQRPSKEVEDDEYKAFYKSFSKESDDPMAYIHFTAEGEVTFKSILFVPTSAPRGLFDEYGSKKSDYIKLYVRRVFITDDFHDMMPKYLNFVKGVVDSDDLPLNVSRETLQQHKLLKVIRKKLVRKTLDMIKKIADEKYNDTFWKEFGTNIKLGVIEDHSNRTRLAKLLRFQSSHHPSDITSLDQYVERMKEKQDKIYFMAGSSRKEAESSPFVERLLKKGYEVIYLTEPVDEYCIQALPEFDGKRFQNVAKEGVKFDESEKTKESREAIEKEFEPLLTWMKDKALKDKIEKAVVSQRLTESPCALVASQYGWSGNMERIMKAQAYQTGKDISTNYYASQKKTFEINPRHPLIKDMLRRVKEDEDDKTVSDLAVVLFETATLRSGYLLPDTKAYGDRIERMLRLSLNIDPDAKVEEEPEEEPEETTEDTTEDTEQDEEEEMDAGADEEEQETVKKSTAEKDEL from the exons ATGAGGGCCCTGTGGGTGCTGGGCCTCTGCTGCGTCCTACTGACCTTCG GGTCAGTCCAGGCTGATGATGAAGTGGACGTGGATGGTACAGTGGAAGAGGATCTGGGCAAAAGTAGAGAAGGCTCAAGGACAGATGATGAAGTTGTACAGAG AGAGGAAGAAGCTATTCAGTTGGATGGATTAAATGCATCCCAAATAAGAGAACTtagagagaaatcagaaaaatttgCCTTCCAAGCTGAAGTTAATCGAATGATGAAACTTATTATTAATTcattgtataaaaataaagag ATTTTCTTGAGAGAACTGATTTCAAATGCTTCTGACGCTTTAGATAAGATAAGGTTAATATCACTGACTGATGAAAATGCTCTTGCTGGAAATGAGGAACTAACTGTCAAAATTAAG TGTGACAAGGAGAAGAACCTGCTGCATGTGACAGACACCGGTGTAGGGATGACCCGGGAAGAGTTGGTTAAAAACCTTGGCACCATAGCCAAATCTGGAACCAGCGAGTTCTTAAACAAAATGACTGAGGCACAAGAAGATGGCCAGTCGACTTCTGAGTTGATCGGCCAGTTTGGTGTTGGCTTCTATTCTGCCTTCCTCGTGGCTGACAAGGTTATTGTCACGTCGAAACACAACAACGATACCCAGCACATCTGGGAATCTGACTCCAATGAATTTTCTGTGATTGCTGACCCAAGAGGAGACACCCTGGGACGGGGAACAACAATTAC ccttgttttaaaagaagaagcaTCTGATTACCTTGAATTAGATACAATTAAAAATCTCGTCAAGAAATATTCACAGTTTATAAACTTCCCTATTTATGTGTGGAGCAGCAAG ACTGAAACTGTTGAGGAACCcatggaagaagaagaagcagcgaaagaagaaaaggaagattctGATGATGAAGCTGcagtggaagaagaagaagaggaaaaaaaaccaaaaaccaaaaaa GTTGAAAAGACTGTCTGGGATTGGGAACTTATGAATGACATCAAACCGATCTGGCAGAGACCATCAAAAGAAGTAGAAGATGATGAATACAAAGCTTTCTACAAATCATTTTCAAAG GAAAGTGATGACCCCATGGCCTACATCCACTTTACTGCTGAAGGGGAAGTTACCTTCAAATCCATTTTATTCGTGCCTACATCTGCTCCTCGTGGTCTGTTTGATGAATATGGATCGAAGAAGAGTGATTACATTAAG CTCTATGTGCGCCGAGTATTCATCACAGACGACTTCCATGACATGATGCCCAAGTACCTTAATTTTGTCAAGGGTGTT GTGGACTCAGATGATCTCCCCTTGAATGTTTCCCGGGAAACTCTTCAGCAACATAAACTGCTTAAG gtgATTAGAAAGAAGCTTGTCCGTAAAACTCTGGACATGATCAAGAAGATTGCTGATGAGAAGTACAATGATACTTTTTGGAAAGAATTCGGTACCAACATCAAGCTCGGTGTGATTGAAGACCACTCAAATCGAACACGTCTTGCAAAACTCCTTAGGTTCCAGTCTTCTCATCATCCAAGTGACATTACGAGTCTAGATCAGTATGtggaaagaatgaaggagaaacaagacaaaatctACTTCATGGCTGGGTCCAGCAGGAAAGAG gCTGAATCTTCTCCATTTGTTGAGCGACTTCTGAAAAAGGGCTATGAAGTGATTTATCTCACAGAACCTGTGGACGAATACTGCATTCAGGCTCTTCCGGAGTTTGATGGGAAAAGGTTCCAGAATGTTGCCAAGGAAGGAGTGAAATTTGATGAAAGTGAGAAAACTAAGGAGAGTCGTGAAGCAATTGAGAAAGAATTTGAGCCTCTGCTCACTTGGATGAAAGATAAAGCTCTCAAGGACAAG ATTGAAAAGGCCGTGGTATCTCAACGTCTGACAGAGTCTCCTTGTGCTCTTGTGGCCAGCCAGTATGGGTGGTCTGGCAACatggagagaatcatgaaagctcAAGCCTACCAGACGGGCAAGGACATCTCTACAAA TTACTATGCCagccagaagaaaacatttgaaattaatcCCAGACATCCCCTGATCAAAGACATGCTTCGACGAGTGAAG GAAGATGAAGATGATAAGACCGTTTCAgatcttgctgtggttttgtttgAAACGGCAACACTACGGTCAGGTTATCTGTTACCAGACACTAAAGCATATGGAGATCGAATAGAAAGAATGCTTCGCCTCAGTTTAAACATTGACCCTGATGCAAag GTGGAAGAAGAACCCGAAGAAGAACCTGAAGAAACAACAGAGGACACCACAGAAGACACAGAGCAGgacgaagaagaagaaatggatgcAGGAGCAGATGAAGAAGAACAGGAAACAGTAAAG aaatcTACAGCTGAAAAAGatgaattataa